In Vicia villosa cultivar HV-30 ecotype Madison, WI linkage group LG7, Vvil1.0, whole genome shotgun sequence, the DNA window AATGGAGGATTAAGGTCCAATGAGTTATTTTCTAGATCTGTTACTATATATTCATAATATCTTTTTTCTCTCAAAAGATATATGCATAAGAGATTATGGAATGTGCATGCGTGTCCCCTTGCAAGCCATCACCTACATTAGTTGACACCAAGGTAAAACATAGTGGGTCTTTAGGTGACCCTTATCATGATCCAACATAATATTGATATCTTGCTGGAGTATTACAATACTTTACATTTATAAAACTAgacatatcatatgcaattcaacTAGTGTTTCTCTTTATGCATGATGCAAAAACAGAAGACATATCTTCCTTAAAACAAATCATTCAATATATTCATGGTACTATTAATTTCGGCCTCCATCTATACCCCTCCTCCACCGACAAGCTCATCTCTTACCTAAACTCTTTCTAGGATGGATGTTTAGACACAAGAAGGTCTACCTCTGATTTTTGTGTGTATGTCAGTGATAATCTAATTTCATGGTCGACAAAATGTCAACATACCTCTTCTCAATCGAGCACAGAGGCCAAATATCGAGTAGCATCTAATATTGTGTGTGAATCGTGTTGGATTCAAAATCTCTTTTTAGAATGACACTATCATGTTACAAAGGCTACTTTAGTCTATTGTGAAAACGTCGACGCAATGTACCTATATGACAATTTCAACATCGGCACACCAAACACAATGAAATTGATATACACTTTGTGCGTGAAAAGTTGTTTGCGATAAAGCGAGTATTACACACCCCCTCTCCATATCAAAACGTTGATATCTTCACAAAGAGACTTCCACCGTAActctttgatgattttggaggaATTCTCCACATTCGTGCATCTTGAGTTTCGACTATGGGGATGTATTAAACTAATAAGAAagattattattagattttatcgTAAATTATTTTAAGAATCACATGAAGATACGTTTGATGTATACGTACTTATCATATATGAAAAAATATGGCCTAcatttcttatatttatattgaaAAAGATATGGCCTACATTtcttttatttcacttttttcttATTTAGTTTTGGTTCATGATGGATTGATGCGTTGTTAGGGCATTGGTGAGACCAAATGACATCACCATATATGATGATATTAGTATTTCAAATCCAGCTTTGAGATAATTGTTACATTATGAAACTCATTCAACCATTCCTCTACTATGGAAATCAGGTAATGTTTTGAGTATCTTAACCTTTTTAAGTTCTCTATATAGTCCACACACACCCGTTTAGTATATCCTTCTTAAGCCATGCTTctttatttatcattatttcaTGTTCCGCACCCCTCTTAGATCCTCTTAGACGATAAGCCTTCCAATTGTttaaaggtgaattcttatctacccaacacaAAAAATTGGATAGAGctacctttagtgtaaaatgctttgaaaataatcaaaaaatatactatttaataattaattaaataagataaaattaaatggtGCAATGTGATtggcagtggcggagccagaaattttagggagcctgggcaaaaattttacactttatttttattaattttatacccTGTTTCTATTAATTTTGccctgattttgtctaaaaaatttaccattgattttgtctaaaaattttgtcctctgtttttactaattttgccctatattttgtctaaaaattattaattttgcccctggtattgtctaaaaatcgactattaggtgggggagtatacaacgaaaggagGGGTTGAGCCTGGGCGCGTGCCCGGGCTGGCTGGGCTATGAATCCGCCCCTGGTGATTGGTAgaatgtacactacccaactttttgggATGGATAGAAAAGTTGTCCTCTTGTTTAAAAACTTCGAGGAGAGAAATCCAACATGTAAACTTTTATTACGTATCATAGGGTTGTTCAAAAAATTTAAGAACTGAACCGAATTATTGAATCGAATCGAACTGgagttaaaataattaaaccgTTATATTTGATTAGTGAATCAACTTATAATATCCAAACAATTTTAAAACCGAActaaaactaaaatcaattcgaaTTGAAATTGAATTATAGCCGAACCaaaattgaaaatagaaaatacttaaaacaaattaatttttttgtttttaaaaaaaattgtaaataactTAAAGTTTCTGTTATTTAATAAACGGTCTGATttggaaaaaattattttttaatgattcgaaatttcaaaataatatatCAAACCAATAATTTTGAATCGATTcgatttttaataaattgaaacaGTTCAATTCGTTTCGAGTGAATTTTTACTATAATTTAACGAACTGGACCATCAACATCACTAATCATAATAACTTAGGATTATTCATGCTCATTACCCTTgccatttaataatattttatacaaatttagtaagttatttattgaattttgtcTCTCATATGTTTATAATTAGATATACTTGAAAAGAGATCAAAGAGTTCCAATTTTCGAGGTATTTTTAGATGTTTAGGTGACATATTATATGAGAAAATTTCTTCAGAGACAATACGACTTGGAGCTCACTGCGGCACACCAGGCTGAGGGAGACGACTTGGAGCAGGCTACGCACAGAGAGCGGGcgctgaggtactacttcctatATTTGATAGGCACCTAGCTCTTTGTGGACACGAACTCGACGTACACAGACGTCGTATACCTTACGTACTTATCGGATATAGCAcgtatccatgagtacaactgggaAGCGGCTGTATTGGCGTACAATTACTACAGACTGGGAGAGGGATGCATGTGGAAGGCAAGGACCGTGGCAGGCAGCTGTACACttttagtggtaacaatcttatactcttctactttttttatatttttttaatagtacTTTAAAATAAACGTGTTTTTTTGTTTCAGGCTTGGATACTACAGTACTTCCTTTACATTATTGGTTGGGAAGAGGTGTCCACCTACACAGAGGTCATGCCTCTTTCCAGTCGTTTCTTCCCCCGCCAAGGGAACCAGCATCCAGATCCATACAAGCGCGATCTTGACCGCATGGTCGCCGAGGACATCAAGTATGTCTGCTATGCTGCGCATCGGGAGATGGTTAAGTTTGGATGCTATCTTCCGGAGCGCGtcatgcggcagtttggatttGAGCAGACGATACCTCGCGATCCTACTGCCTCAGCTCCTATCTCCATGACCCGCATGCAGTTGGAGGAGGTATTCGCAGATTGGGAGCAACATGTGGTCCATGAGGAGGCACGGGCGATGCCACCAGATCATGATTGGAGCTGTGTCGAGGGATACATCTCCTGGTACTACAAAGTCTCACACCCTACATGCTTCCAGCCAGAGTCGTCTCAAGcttttggaggccctgtgtaggTTAGTCATGGTTCAATCATGACAAAAGAATTAGAGGCCCTATTTAACCATAATTTAACAGTGACAAAAatttatgaggccctatttagtTACATTTTAACCGTAAAAATTtggaggccctgtgcggtagcccaccttgcacgccctcaaagacggccctgctTCCAGCTGCCGAGGGAGGTCCGCCCAGACCAGCCCATGAGGAGATTCTCCGTGCGCATCAGGCTCAATTGGACCACACTCAGGATCTTTTTCCTCTGTGTCGTTAGATAGCTGATAGGGGCCTCGGAGCCATAGGCGTGTGTTGGACGATATGATCAAGATGGCAGAGAGTGCATTTCTGTACCGTCGACATCGAGCCAGGGACACTTGACGCCAGGGGTAGAGCCAGCAGAGCCCTTGGTGGACTCGAAGGCGGAGACGGAGCTGGGGGATATGGCTAGGACGGTACGCAAGATGCGACTCAGCATACTCAGTAGTTTTTTATGatgtatttatatttgatttgtttatgtatttttgaTGATGTACTCGACTATGAGTTTGGATTATGTATTTGACTGACATTATTTATATATGGTATTTATATTGGTCGACGCATTGTTGTCTTTATATGTaattcttaattaaaaatgtGTGTGTTCAAAAAATGGAgtttttaaatgaaaatgaaaagaattcAAAAAATAGCAGATTGttacgtagatgcatctacgaaaaacTCTGTTTTCAccaccttccgtagatgcatctacggaagtattttTAAATTGGAAAAAATGTGTGTTTAAACatgatttctttgattttgtacgcttccgtagatgcatctatgaaagaaattattattttttttaaatatggggTGCTTCCGGAGATCCATTTACGGAAGCTGGATGCAAAAGTGGAAATTCCTGTGGTGTGTAAGAAATCCATAGGGTTGGATGAAAAATTTTCCAATATGAAACGAGATTAAAGAATTCAAGTTAGAGGCCAAATTTGTGATAGGTAGTCTTTAATTAATCTAATCAATGGTGATTTTTGATTAAATTTTACATGTAAATTGAATGAAAAATATCATTCATGGAAATGAATTAAATTAGTTGGTCCcaataaaattatcaaattttattttttgtccctattaaaaaaatgatatgttttggtccctacaaaattattatacacTTATTTCTAGTCCCTACTAAAAAattaatgtgtatttttgaatgattattttacagacatatttagaatgttataaaaagtcatcggaaaaaaaaaactcaaaatttgattctaTGTCTaaatttgcattacttttatattatcttttgaaaattaaaaaaatttatatttaattcttttcattttaaaaaattatataatttgttaaataaatattttatagtattctaaacatttaggaaaaaaattattcaaaaatttaaaaatttaagagtaattaaatagattttaaaattttaaaaaatagtatagAGTAAAACCGAATGCATACACATTTTATCGGgactaaaatatttaatttttttatagggactaaaattaaaatatgagATATTTTGGATAGAAACTTATTTAGCTCTTAGAATTAGACGTTTTAGGCTGAGTACAAATGCTCTTAGATCTTATCTAGTGCTTGGACTAAATAATTTATGTTGTTAAACCGATAAATAAATGATAAGATGAAATGAAATTTAGCAACTCATCATATCATAGATCTTATCTAGTGCTTGGATGGCATGTTAAACAGCGGGATAAAGTATAAACACCTAGATAAAGTTTATTATTTAGGTTgggtttaagttgttgttatattatcttattaatttaaagtccttattaaattatttaaaatgagtCTTTATAAAAACTATTGActtttcatttttataaaattatttttgcactcaGTTTTACTCCCCTGTACAGACACAAAAAATGAGTGTAAAAATAAGTTTAAAgagaataaaaattaatatattttttataaggaATAAAAGCTAAAATAGAAATATTTATAGAAACAAAACCATATTTAACTCTTGATTTAAACATTTTATCTATTGATTTAAACATTTTatctataatattaaaaaaataatatgatcTGAAAAAAGTCAAATATATCCTTGTTTTTTCTGACACATCTTTAAATGAAGTTCAATTGTTAAACATTAGCAATTTATCCAGAGTTAAAATTacctttttaaaataattttttaaaatcacaaaaattatgGCAAGTGGAAGATTTGCCCTAGAACAAAATAAGTCGTCTAAAccagattttttattgaaaactCGGATATGCACACAATCATAAGAAATGAATGACAACAATAAACAATTCATACATACATACAATCTCAATCAATTGTTTCAATAGGCTTACTAAGGTAAcctattttcaataaaaataaaaataaacgtaAAGTGACAAATTATCAAACACTTGACGTGTGatcaatttttttagattttcctTTCAAGTTTATAGATATAAAAAACCTCTTACAATTAATTAGATTATAAGGAAATCAACAAATCAATATAGCTTTTAACAATCAAGGGAAAATCACTACCTATCGATCACTCAATCAATATGTATTTAGCGAGAAAGGATAATCTTATTTGAGAGTGAGAGGAAGAAATAACATCcgtttaattaaaataaacggTTGAGGTTCAATATCTCGTCAAGTAATCCTATTTTTTCTCAACTGAAAACATTTGAGGATAAAAGGATCACATGGATAATTTAAACGAAATATTAAATCTCAACTGCTTATTTTAATCAAACGATCGTTATCTCTTCCTCTCACTCTCATATAAGATTACCCtttctcaatatatatataaagagagagagagagagagagagagagagagagagagagagaggacatAAAGAGTTGTTTAGGCAGTTCACCGACCGGCCTCACTTCGTCTACGTCTTCCCCCAATTCCAATGTGGAATTGAGATATCAATTCTACTATGAAAAAAATTGTTTACAAGAGAAATGTAGCAATCCAACCCCCACAGACCCATGTTTGATGTTGATCATTgcacttctcttcccttgatctgaGTTTGATCAAGTCACCCAACAATACTAATTGATTCACCGTCTCGTGTCACTCCTTTGCAAGAAACCAccgttcttcaaagctttcactcgggCGAATCCAAATTGCAAATTGTTGTCACCTAAGATTACCATTTGATTCACCGTCTcacgctactcctttgcaagaaaccACTGTTCTTCATAGCTTTCACTCGGGTGAATCCATATTGCAAATTGTTGTCACCCAAGATTACCATTTGATTCACTGCCTCACGTTACTCCTTTGATTCACCGTCTCgtgctactcctttgcaagaacccCAAAATTTTCAAAGCTTCCACTAGATCGAGTCCAAATTGCGTAACTCTCATTAAAACCCTTAAATCATCACCTTGATCTTGGAGAAAACGCGTCACAGATTTTGCGATAAAACCCCACAAAGATTCTCAACCCAATACACCGGTAAAACCAACCTAAATTGGACGTTATCAACCCAGTCCAGATAGCATCaagaaaaaatgattatgtgtagtttGCTTGTATGTACGCATAGatgtaaggttgaagatgaagagaaatctttgtatgtgtttatagttttatcaaattgaaaatgatgcACGTATGAAGTATTTATAAGTGTACAAGTTGAAGGCAAAAAGAAAACCTAGAAGTTTGAAAAAATATGCAATTTTTTCAACAACAAAAATTCAGCATGTGTCGTCACATATAAGTCATGTTTCAACACATATTAATGCATGTGTTGTCCTGTGTAGGGacatgtgtcgacacattcaTTAAAAAAGCTACAGGCTAAAAACCTGTAGCACATCTGTCGACCTAAAACACATATGTATTGACACATAGGAGATATTTTAGCAGCATGTGTTGACCTGAAAcatgtatgtgtcgacacatgcattACATAACCTACATGCTTTTTTTGAAGCACATGTGAAATACGTAACAATTTGAAACATGTGAAGATCATGAGATATGACAATCATATAATACAGGTGAAGATCATGAGATGAGGTCATTATAAGGATATGAACTGAAACGCATCGCAGTTaacaatttgaaatttttagaagtgaacacacataacatacatcATACACCAATTATATCACATACCTTTGACAAATAAACAAGTAAAAGAATTTACTTACACATAAAGCTAAAACTGAAACGATATAACCTCACCGTACAAAGGACAGATCATGCACAAGCATTTCATGAGGAATTCTCGAATGAAAGTTGAACTAAATGAAAATAGTGCCACAATAACTTTCGATAGCAATGTCCTTACCACTTTTTTATTCGTCAAAGTATCATATATCTTTTACCAATTTATTAATACTTGTTGTTGCTTTCTAGGTCACAAATTCCTTCTTCATTGCCACAAATTCAATGAATTTGAAGTTGTCACCCATCATATGCCTTAAGCTTCCACAAATGAGATCCCGTACTCTCTTCATAGGGCCAAGATATATATCCTGCAAACTCAACAAGATACACTAGGTACCCAATCTTTATTGGGTCATTGAGGGTAAGTGACACCTTGGTTGCGTTTAGGAAACCATTGATAGACGCCAGTAGGAACTTAAAACCTCCTAATCTTTCATTTAGCAATGGTGTGACCTTTCACACAAGAATAATGACAAGTCAAATTTTGATGAGatgagcttttttccatttgatttatTTTCTAAAAACTTAGACCTTTATAGGGATAATGAGAAAGCATTTTGTATTTTGAGGTATCAATATCAAAAGTTACCTTAGGTTCTAGAGCCTTGCTTAGGTTGACAGTTAGAGATTTAATCTCCCTTTTCCAAATGTGACAAGTCTCACACccaaaatcaaaccaagaggaTTTCATTCTCAACTTGTAATTTTTTATCGCTAACATATATTGCTTTAGAGATTCCATATGTTTTGCGGTTTCTACAACTTTAGCTTCAAAATATGAAAAGATCTTTTTGTTTTAAGCTAAAGTTTTGAAAGCCTCTACCACTTCTCTACGTAGATtttcaaaagcatctaaaaaatTGGAATGAGATAATCTATCAAAATGTTCTTATTTAGAATGACTCACATTCATTTTCTTACTTTCATGATAATGATCCGAGAGAAAAACTTCATCATATTTTGATGATTTGacatcttttttcttcttttcattatAATGAGGCAATAGGCAAACCTCATTGTATTTTGATGAGTTAACTTCTATTTTCTTCCTTTCATTATAATAGGTCGAGAGACAAACGATTGCCGACTTTTCCTTATCACTTGGGTATTCATCTCTTGAGAAATCGATATCATTTCCCTAAGCCACAAACTCTCCTAGGCTGGCTAGTATTTTTGCATTGACCCTTATCATTATATTTATCAAGGAGTGGACATTCCGGCTTGTAATGGCTAGCTTTGCCACAATTGTAACATAAACGTCTTGATTTTCCTTTCTTGTAATAATCATCCTTTGAAGATGTAGTTTGTCTTCTAA includes these proteins:
- the LOC131619875 gene encoding uncharacterized protein LOC131619875 — encoded protein: MSTTGKRLYWRTITTDWERDACGRQGPWQAAAWILQYFLYIIGWEEVSTYTEVMPLSSRFFPRQGNQHPDPYKRDLDRMVAEDIKYVCYAAHREMVKFGCYLPERVMRQFGFEQTIPRDPTASAPISMTRMQLEEVFADWEQHVVHEEARAMPPDHDWSCVEGYISWYYKVSHPTCFQPESSQAFGGPV